One genomic window of Motacilla alba alba isolate MOTALB_02 chromosome 1, Motacilla_alba_V1.0_pri, whole genome shotgun sequence includes the following:
- the RAB20 gene encoding ras-related protein Rab-20 isoform X2, with translation MKLLKSLYRNTFGREQFHGLGSMYCRGAAAVILTYDVNSLQSLTELEERFLALTDSASADCIFAIVGNKVDLSDDCTLAPDENRLEKSGASCGSKVRKQVRAEDAIALYKKILKYKMLDEKDVPAAEKMCFETSAKTGYKVDYLFETVFDMVVPIIVRQKAEGPPQTVDITDYKPAKRTKSGCCA, from the coding sequence GACGGGAGCAGTTCCATGGCCTCGGGTCTATGTACTGCAGAGGAGCGGCTGCTGTGATCCTCACGTACGACGTGAACAGCCTCcaaagcctgacagagctggaAGAGAGATTCTTGGCTCTGACGGACAGTGCAAGTGCTGACTGCATTTTTGCTATTGTTGGAAATAAAGTTGACCTCAGCGATGACTGTACTTTAGCACCGGATGAAAATAGACTTGAGAAGTCTGGTGCCAGCTGTGGCTCAAAGGTGCGAAAACAAGTCCGTGCAGAGGATGCAATTGCGCTCTATAAAAAgatactgaaatacaaaatgctAGATGAGAAGGATGTTCCAGCAGctgagaaaatgtgttttgagaCCAGTGCAAAGACAGGATACAAGGTGGACTACCTGTTTGAAACTGTGTTTGACATGGTAGTCCCAATAATCGTACGGCAGAAAGCTGAGGGGCCACCGCAAACCGTAGACATCACGGACTACAAGCCAGCCAAAAGGACAAAATCAGGTTGTTGTGCCTGA